A genomic window from Streptomyces sp. HUAS YS2 includes:
- a CDS encoding SCO2400 family protein codes for MDFCHQCRRHLNGALACAGCGTPAEELRYDARYAPAPAPAPGPVFLPPQPPQAAQSWPQPAPHPDQQWMRPQAAPMQQHPQPQRHPQPEPHQPPWQGQGHGQAPVVEPEPVDPLAVEDHVFELDPLEQPAASRSAGSAGGDASAGHRARSRRAAAERPRRSRGRRRGRGRTVLAGTVGLVLAAGAVGLVQVMTESDEGGAATAVRQDDVAETELPSEPSADPTQPDGGPSPVDLPASATSEAPSPVKRDGTGTGKGTRTGTRQGAGVPRSPSPTPERPRPSGSASPSASSSAPAPGGTPSQLPNDGRPPTSSTPPSSPTPSPSCTPFLWWCV; via the coding sequence ATGGACTTCTGCCATCAGTGCCGACGGCATCTCAACGGAGCCCTCGCCTGTGCCGGATGCGGGACGCCCGCAGAGGAGCTGCGGTACGACGCCCGCTACGCTCCCGCGCCCGCCCCTGCTCCCGGGCCGGTCTTCCTGCCGCCCCAGCCGCCGCAGGCCGCGCAGTCGTGGCCGCAGCCGGCCCCGCATCCCGACCAGCAGTGGATGCGTCCGCAGGCCGCACCGATGCAGCAGCACCCGCAGCCACAGCGGCACCCGCAGCCCGAGCCTCATCAGCCGCCGTGGCAGGGGCAGGGGCACGGGCAGGCGCCGGTCGTCGAGCCGGAGCCCGTGGACCCGCTCGCGGTCGAGGACCACGTCTTCGAACTGGACCCCCTGGAGCAGCCCGCGGCGTCCCGGTCCGCCGGGTCCGCGGGCGGCGACGCCTCCGCCGGGCACCGGGCCCGTTCGCGCCGTGCGGCGGCCGAGCGGCCGCGCCGCTCGCGCGGCCGGCGCAGGGGCCGGGGTCGTACGGTCCTGGCCGGGACGGTCGGCCTGGTCCTCGCGGCCGGAGCGGTCGGCCTGGTCCAGGTCATGACCGAGTCCGACGAGGGCGGCGCCGCCACCGCCGTACGACAGGACGACGTGGCCGAGACGGAGCTTCCGTCCGAGCCCTCCGCCGACCCGACGCAGCCCGACGGCGGCCCGTCCCCGGTCGACCTCCCGGCCTCCGCCACCTCCGAGGCGCCGAGCCCGGTGAAGCGCGACGGAACCGGCACGGGCAAGGGGACACGGACCGGTACGCGCCAGGGCGCCGGTGTCCCGCGGAGCCCCAGCCCCACCCCTGAACGTCCGCGCCCCTCGGGGTCCGCCTCGCCGTCGGCCTCCTCGTCGGCCCCGGCGCCCGGCGGCACGCCCTCGCAGCTCCCGAACGACGGCCGGCCGCCGACGTCCTCCACGCCGCCGTCGAGCCCGACGCCGAGTCCCTCCTGCACCCCGTTCCTGTGGTGGTGCGTGTAG
- a CDS encoding MarR family winged helix-turn-helix transcriptional regulator — protein MATSHTTPPSTPRVDPLTLEVVELIGTVVARYYDEYEHAAAEHSLTGAQARVLGLISLDPAPMRKIARKLKCEPSNITGIVDRLEGRGLVERRPDPADRRVKLAAATDEGRQTAKALRESLDFAREPLGRLSEAERTMLRDLLKRMLGEDVEL, from the coding sequence ATGGCCACCTCACACACGACCCCGCCCTCGACCCCGCGCGTCGACCCGCTGACCCTCGAAGTCGTCGAGCTGATCGGCACGGTCGTGGCCCGGTACTACGACGAGTACGAGCACGCGGCCGCGGAGCACTCGCTGACCGGCGCGCAGGCCCGGGTGCTCGGGCTGATCTCGCTGGACCCGGCCCCGATGCGCAAGATCGCCCGGAAGCTGAAGTGCGAGCCGTCGAACATCACCGGCATCGTGGACCGGCTGGAGGGGCGCGGGCTCGTCGAGCGCCGCCCGGACCCGGCCGACCGGCGGGTCAAGCTGGCCGCGGCCACGGACGAGGGCCGGCAGACCGCCAAGGCGCTGCGCGAGTCGCTGGACTTCGCGCGGGAGCCGCTGGGCCGGCTCAGCGAGGCGGAGCGGACCATGCTCCGCGACCTGCTGAAGCGGATGCTCGGCGAGGACGTCGAGCTGTAG
- a CDS encoding NADP-dependent oxidoreductase: MSALPATSREWHLVARPHGWPTPADFALREVPVAAPAEGRILVRNLHFSVDPYMRGRMNDVKSYIPPFQLDHPMDGGAVGEVVASNAEGFAVGDHVLHGLGWREYADVPAQHATRVDPNLAPLSAYLGVLGMTGLTAYAGLFEVASFKEGDAVFVSGAAGAVGMQVGQMAKLKGASRVIGSAGSDEKVKYLVEELGFDAAFNYKNGPVKDQLREAAPDGIDVYFDNVGGDHLEAAISSLNVHGRATICGMIAQYNDTEPVPGPRNMAMIIGKRLRLQGVLVGDHYGLQSQFVQEVGGWLRSGELKYRETEVEGIENGVEAFLGLLRGENTGKMIVSATR; encoded by the coding sequence ATGTCCGCCCTTCCCGCCACCAGCCGTGAATGGCACCTCGTCGCCCGCCCGCACGGCTGGCCGACCCCCGCGGACTTCGCGCTGCGCGAGGTGCCCGTCGCCGCTCCCGCCGAGGGCCGGATCCTGGTCCGGAACCTGCACTTCTCCGTCGACCCGTACATGCGCGGTCGCATGAACGACGTGAAGTCGTACATCCCGCCGTTCCAGCTGGACCACCCCATGGACGGTGGCGCGGTCGGCGAGGTCGTCGCCTCCAACGCCGAGGGCTTCGCGGTCGGCGACCACGTGCTGCACGGCCTCGGCTGGCGCGAGTACGCCGACGTGCCCGCCCAGCACGCCACCAGGGTCGACCCGAACCTGGCCCCGCTCTCCGCCTACCTCGGCGTCCTCGGCATGACCGGCCTCACCGCCTACGCGGGCCTCTTCGAGGTGGCCTCCTTCAAGGAGGGCGACGCGGTCTTCGTCTCCGGCGCGGCCGGCGCCGTCGGCATGCAGGTGGGCCAGATGGCGAAGCTGAAGGGCGCCTCCCGGGTCATCGGCTCGGCCGGCTCCGACGAGAAGGTGAAGTACCTGGTCGAGGAGCTCGGCTTCGACGCCGCCTTCAACTACAAGAACGGCCCGGTCAAGGACCAGCTCCGCGAGGCCGCCCCGGACGGCATCGACGTCTACTTCGACAATGTCGGCGGCGACCACCTCGAGGCCGCGATCTCCTCGCTCAACGTGCACGGCCGCGCCACCATCTGCGGCATGATCGCGCAGTACAACGACACCGAGCCGGTGCCGGGCCCGCGCAACATGGCCATGATCATCGGCAAGCGCCTGCGCCTGCAGGGCGTCCTCGTCGGCGACCACTACGGTCTCCAGTCGCAGTTCGTCCAGGAGGTCGGCGGCTGGCTGCGCTCCGGCGAGCTGAAGTACCGCGAGACCGAGGTCGAGGGCATCGAGAACGGCGTGGAGGCCTTCCTCGGACTGCTCCGCGGCGAGAACACCGGGAAGATGATCGTCTCGGCGACCCGTTAG
- a CDS encoding organic hydroperoxide resistance protein gives MSITQSDVLYTAVATAENGRDGRVATDDGSLDVVVNPPKAMGGSGAGTNPEQLFAAGYSACFQGALGVVARNENADIAGSTVTAEVGIGKNDDGFGIIVKISATIPNVDAETAKSLIEKAHQVCPYSKATRGNITVELAV, from the coding sequence ATGTCCATCACGCAGTCCGACGTCCTGTACACCGCCGTCGCCACCGCCGAGAACGGGCGCGACGGCCGGGTGGCCACCGACGACGGCTCGCTCGACGTCGTCGTCAACCCGCCCAAGGCCATGGGCGGCTCCGGCGCCGGCACCAACCCCGAGCAGCTCTTCGCCGCCGGGTACAGCGCCTGCTTCCAGGGCGCCCTCGGTGTGGTCGCCCGCAACGAGAACGCCGACATCGCCGGCTCGACGGTCACCGCCGAGGTCGGCATCGGCAAGAACGACGACGGCTTCGGCATCATCGTCAAGATCTCCGCGACCATCCCGAACGTGGACGCCGAGACCGCGAAGAGCCTGATCGAGAAGGCCCACCAGGTCTGCCCGTACTCCAAGGCGACCCGCGGCAACATCACGGTCGAACTCGCCGTCTGA
- a CDS encoding serine/threonine-protein kinase: MSQENGPDRGDGTVVIGGRYRLGEPLGRGGMGVVRRATDELLGRQVAVKELTLDGDADPTRALREARAVARIRHPHVVVVHDVVEHEGRPCIVMELVDGGSLAERLARPGGAMTPEEAARAGLALLDALCAAHTHGVLHRDVKPANVLLEAGTGRVVLTDFGIASLPGTATTISGTGAFVGTPEYTAPERMQGAAADPASDLWSLGVLLCAAVAGESPFRRNSIAAVLHAVVFEEIKPSPKLGPLLPLVQGLLERDPHKRTGAEEARRLLAACAAGTDPERTPAGAGLSYTPTEHVRRTPAATDAPRGRDGADGRDGRDGRDGRDGRDGHRGARAALIAAGAVAACAGAVTAVLLLGDRDPGTGAVAAGSSTPVTTATSTAAPGADTSAPAPGPTAAPSSSPSALASSSAPVDAPPGYKYVTDDRGFSLMVPETAERSPQGERVFYITPDETFRVGIKVGKIPPGGPMASMRAADARGSETNPGFRDNSLTPTTRQGMPAALWQFTWNGFRASEGARHTYDLCWEQNGRLYDVWVSGPAERAGETRAHFDKAVESFVP; the protein is encoded by the coding sequence GTGTCGCAGGAGAACGGGCCGGACAGGGGCGACGGCACGGTCGTCATCGGCGGGCGCTACCGCCTGGGCGAGCCGCTCGGCCGGGGCGGCATGGGCGTCGTGCGGCGCGCCACCGACGAGCTGCTCGGGCGGCAGGTCGCCGTCAAGGAACTGACGCTGGACGGCGACGCCGATCCGACGCGGGCCCTGCGCGAGGCGCGGGCCGTCGCCCGGATCCGGCACCCGCACGTCGTCGTGGTGCACGACGTCGTCGAGCACGAGGGCCGGCCCTGCATCGTGATGGAGCTCGTGGACGGCGGCTCGCTCGCCGAACGGCTGGCCCGCCCGGGCGGCGCGATGACCCCCGAGGAGGCCGCCCGCGCCGGGCTCGCGCTGCTCGACGCGCTCTGCGCCGCCCACACCCACGGCGTGCTGCACCGGGACGTGAAGCCCGCGAACGTCCTGCTCGAAGCGGGCACCGGCCGCGTCGTACTGACCGACTTCGGCATCGCCAGCCTGCCCGGCACGGCGACCACCATCAGCGGCACCGGGGCCTTCGTCGGCACGCCCGAGTACACCGCACCCGAGCGGATGCAGGGCGCCGCCGCCGACCCGGCCTCCGACCTGTGGTCGCTCGGCGTGCTGCTGTGCGCGGCCGTGGCGGGCGAGTCGCCGTTCCGCCGGAACTCGATCGCCGCCGTGCTGCACGCCGTCGTCTTCGAGGAGATCAAGCCCTCGCCGAAGCTCGGCCCGCTGCTGCCGCTCGTCCAGGGCCTGCTGGAGCGGGACCCGCACAAGCGGACGGGCGCCGAGGAGGCGCGTCGGTTGCTCGCCGCCTGCGCGGCCGGGACGGACCCGGAGCGGACGCCGGCCGGCGCGGGGCTCTCGTACACCCCGACCGAGCACGTCCGGCGGACTCCGGCCGCGACGGACGCCCCGCGCGGGCGGGACGGGGCCGACGGCCGCGACGGAAGGGACGGGCGGGACGGAAGGGACGGGCGCGACGGGCACCGGGGCGCCCGGGCGGCCCTGATCGCCGCCGGAGCCGTCGCGGCCTGCGCCGGAGCGGTGACCGCGGTGCTCCTGCTCGGCGACCGGGACCCGGGCACCGGAGCCGTCGCCGCGGGCAGCTCGACGCCGGTCACCACGGCGACCTCCACCGCGGCCCCCGGGGCCGACACGTCGGCGCCCGCACCCGGACCGACGGCCGCCCCTTCCTCGTCGCCCTCCGCGCTCGCCTCCTCGTCCGCGCCCGTCGACGCGCCGCCGGGCTACAAGTACGTCACCGACGACCGCGGATTCAGCCTGATGGTGCCGGAGACGGCGGAGCGCTCGCCGCAGGGCGAGCGGGTCTTCTACATCACGCCGGACGAGACCTTCCGGGTCGGGATCAAGGTCGGCAAGATCCCACCGGGCGGGCCGATGGCCTCGATGCGGGCCGCCGACGCCCGCGGCTCCGAGACCAACCCCGGCTTCCGCGACAACTCGCTCACGCCCACCACCCGGCAGGGCATGCCCGCCGCCCTGTGGCAGTTCACTTGGAACGGATTCAGGGCCTCGGAGGGCGCCCGGCACACCTACGACCTGTGCTGGGAGCAGAACGGCCGGCTGTACGACGTGTGGGTGTCGGGGCCCGCGGAGCGCGCCGGGGAGACCCGGGCCCACTTCGACAAGGCCGTGGAGTCCTTCGTCCCGTAG
- a CDS encoding EI24 domain-containing protein: MHDLGVGFRHLVNGQRWVLRHGRWFGFGLLPGLVTLVLYAGALVGLGYGADDLTAWATPFADDWTSPWQSLFRGFLTGLVFAFGLFLAVITFTAVTLLIGQPFYESLSEAVDRSEGGEVPESGLPLWRELWISARDSLKILLRVALFGILLFGCGFIPVIGQTVVPVIGFCVSGFFLTHELTAVALQRRKVELDDRLRMLRGRRKATLGFGVPLTLAFLVPLVAVFLMPGAVAGATLMARELTGEDQEPDEEPDDRPAARMSPASQHRPVPGNPYAS; the protein is encoded by the coding sequence ATGCACGATCTTGGGGTGGGCTTCCGTCACCTGGTGAACGGCCAGCGGTGGGTTCTCCGGCACGGGCGCTGGTTCGGCTTCGGGCTGCTGCCCGGCCTCGTCACGCTGGTCCTGTACGCGGGCGCGCTGGTCGGCCTCGGGTACGGCGCCGACGACCTGACAGCCTGGGCGACGCCCTTCGCCGACGACTGGACCTCCCCCTGGCAGAGCCTGTTCCGGGGTTTCCTGACCGGCCTGGTCTTCGCCTTCGGGCTGTTCCTCGCGGTGATCACCTTCACCGCCGTCACGCTCCTGATCGGCCAGCCGTTCTACGAGTCGCTGTCCGAGGCGGTCGACCGCTCCGAGGGCGGCGAGGTCCCGGAGTCCGGGCTGCCGCTCTGGCGGGAGCTGTGGATCTCCGCCCGGGACAGCCTGAAGATCCTGCTGCGCGTGGCGCTGTTCGGCATCCTGCTCTTCGGCTGCGGCTTCATCCCCGTGATCGGCCAGACGGTCGTCCCGGTGATCGGCTTCTGCGTCTCCGGCTTCTTCCTCACCCACGAGCTCACCGCCGTGGCGCTGCAGCGGCGCAAGGTCGAGCTCGACGACCGGCTGCGGATGCTGCGCGGTCGGCGGAAGGCCACGCTCGGTTTCGGCGTGCCGTTGACCCTCGCCTTCCTGGTGCCCTTGGTCGCGGTGTTCCTGATGCCCGGCGCGGTCGCAGGCGCGACGCTGATGGCCCGCGAGCTGACGGGCGAGGACCAGGAGCCGGACGAGGAGCCGGACGACCGGCCGGCCGCTCGGATGTCGCCCGCCTCGCAGCACCGGCCGGTCCCGGGGAACCCCTACGCGTCCTGA
- a CDS encoding carbon-nitrogen hydrolase family protein codes for MIVAAAQFAPVPGDIEANVRTAAGLIRAAGADGARLVVFPELVLTGYEPTRIGADPALHLAEDDVRLTPLREACRAVSAAAVVNGPILRGAGDRPGLTSLVLGPDGGLLARYDKLHLHGIEQEVFAEGTADGRFELDGARFALATCYDNRFPDLAERAAADGCTVYLASSVLDVGNDSFEKVYPVRARDFGLYVVLGNVLGVSEAGRCEGRSGAWGPDGERIADAGTEPGFVLAVIPAPQDA; via the coding sequence ATGATCGTCGCAGCAGCGCAGTTCGCCCCCGTCCCCGGGGACATCGAGGCCAACGTCCGCACCGCCGCCGGGCTGATCCGCGCGGCCGGGGCGGACGGCGCCCGCCTCGTCGTGTTCCCCGAACTCGTCCTGACCGGCTACGAACCGACCCGGATCGGCGCCGACCCGGCGCTCCACCTCGCCGAGGACGACGTCCGGCTCACCCCGCTCCGCGAGGCCTGCCGCGCGGTGTCGGCGGCCGCCGTCGTCAACGGGCCGATCCTCCGCGGCGCGGGCGACCGGCCCGGCCTCACCTCGCTCGTCCTCGGCCCGGACGGCGGGCTCCTCGCCCGCTACGACAAGCTGCACCTGCACGGCATCGAGCAGGAGGTGTTCGCCGAGGGCACCGCCGACGGCCGCTTCGAGCTGGACGGCGCCCGGTTCGCCCTCGCCACCTGCTACGACAACCGCTTCCCGGACCTCGCCGAGCGGGCCGCCGCCGACGGCTGCACGGTCTATCTGGCGAGTTCGGTGCTCGACGTCGGCAACGACTCGTTCGAGAAGGTCTATCCGGTGCGGGCCCGGGACTTCGGCCTGTACGTGGTGCTCGGCAACGTCCTCGGCGTCAGCGAGGCGGGCCGCTGCGAGGGCCGCAGCGGGGCCTGGGGCCCGGACGGCGAGCGGATCGCCGACGCGGGCACGGAGCCGGGGTTCGTCCTCGCCGTGATCCCCGCGCCTCAGGACGCGTAG
- a CDS encoding LysR family transcriptional regulator encodes MPTPHGQTGLYEVFLAVAREGSFTAAARTLGYTQSAVSRQVQTLEDEVGAELFERLPRGVRLTEPGRVLLPHAEAVRDRLAAARAELEALRTLDGGLLRVGSFSSANAALVPRAQAEFRRRHPGIAVTRTEGPSVKHLGLLAAGEEDLAVVSPAVPVATPEGVTLHHLLDEPMLVALPRDHAQSGRRAVRLAELADEEWIVGNERLGDTLFRPVVAAGFTPRTALVVHDWLAKLGAVAAGLGITLVPALAAAAVRRDVSLVTVHPDDMPYRRVCAATPHTPTHAARAFLGLLRETAAELRGSRGFPRDPRRP; translated from the coding sequence ATGCCCACTCCGCATGGTCAGACCGGTCTGTACGAGGTCTTCCTCGCCGTCGCCCGCGAGGGCTCCTTCACCGCCGCCGCCCGCACCCTCGGCTACACCCAGTCCGCGGTGTCCCGGCAGGTCCAGACCCTGGAGGACGAGGTCGGCGCGGAGCTGTTCGAGCGGCTGCCGCGCGGGGTCCGGCTCACCGAGCCGGGCCGGGTGCTGCTGCCGCACGCGGAGGCGGTACGGGACCGGCTCGCCGCGGCCCGCGCGGAGCTGGAGGCGCTGCGCACCCTGGACGGCGGGCTGCTCCGGGTCGGCTCGTTCTCCAGCGCCAACGCCGCTCTCGTGCCGCGCGCGCAGGCCGAGTTCCGGCGCCGGCATCCGGGAATCGCGGTCACCCGGACCGAGGGCCCGTCGGTGAAGCACCTGGGGCTGCTCGCGGCCGGCGAGGAGGACCTGGCGGTGGTGAGCCCGGCCGTCCCGGTCGCCACGCCGGAGGGGGTGACGCTGCATCACCTGCTGGACGAGCCGATGCTGGTGGCCCTGCCGCGCGATCACGCGCAGTCGGGGCGGCGCGCGGTGCGGCTCGCAGAACTCGCCGACGAGGAGTGGATCGTGGGCAACGAGCGGCTCGGGGACACCCTGTTCCGCCCGGTCGTGGCCGCCGGGTTCACGCCCCGTACCGCGCTCGTGGTGCACGACTGGCTCGCCAAGCTGGGCGCGGTCGCCGCGGGCCTCGGCATCACCCTCGTACCCGCCCTCGCAGCGGCGGCGGTGCGGCGGGACGTCTCGCTGGTCACGGTCCATCCGGACGACATGCCCTACCGCCGGGTCTGCGCGGCGACCCCGCACACCCCGACGCACGCCGCCCGGGCCTTCCTCGGGCTGCTCCGCGAGACGGCGGCGGAGCTCCGGGGGTCACGGGGTTTTCCCCGGGACCCGCGGCGGCCATGA
- a CDS encoding NAD(P)-dependent oxidoreductase — MDTTHLPTHSQAPLQKIAFLGTGGMGLPMARRLLAAGHPLTVWNRTPGKADTLVAEGAERATSPAEAVRDAEVVITMLADPAAALAVADAMIPGLRPGTHWIDTSTIGPDTVAALEARLPDGVTLIDAPVMGSVDRAASGELLILAGGDTALVDEVLARLGSVTACGGPGTGAALKLVLINAVIGGVAVVAETLELADALGLPRDLAVRALTAGPVGGVAGRATATGSHFPVALAAKDVALATAQAKLPVLEAVHRALTEDPELAAEDLAALARQGRR; from the coding sequence ATGGACACCACGCACCTTCCGACGCACTCGCAGGCACCCCTTCAGAAGATCGCCTTCCTCGGCACCGGCGGCATGGGCCTCCCGATGGCCCGCCGGCTGCTCGCCGCCGGACACCCGCTGACCGTGTGGAACCGCACGCCCGGCAAGGCCGACACCCTGGTCGCGGAGGGCGCCGAGCGGGCCACGAGCCCCGCCGAGGCCGTCCGGGACGCGGAGGTCGTGATCACGATGCTGGCCGATCCGGCCGCCGCCCTCGCCGTCGCGGACGCGATGATCCCGGGCCTGCGTCCCGGCACCCACTGGATCGACACCTCCACGATCGGCCCGGACACGGTCGCCGCGCTCGAGGCCCGGCTCCCCGACGGCGTCACGCTGATCGACGCCCCCGTCATGGGCAGCGTCGACCGGGCGGCCTCCGGTGAGCTGCTGATCCTGGCGGGCGGCGACACCGCACTGGTCGACGAGGTGCTCGCCCGGCTCGGCTCGGTCACCGCCTGTGGCGGTCCGGGGACCGGCGCGGCCCTGAAGCTCGTCCTGATCAACGCCGTGATCGGCGGGGTCGCGGTCGTCGCCGAGACCCTGGAGCTCGCCGACGCGCTCGGCCTGCCCCGGGACCTCGCGGTACGGGCGCTGACCGCCGGCCCCGTCGGGGGCGTCGCCGGCCGCGCCACCGCGACCGGCTCGCACTTCCCGGTCGCGCTCGCCGCGAAGGACGTGGCCCTGGCCACGGCGCAGGCGAAGCTGCCGGTCCTCGAAGCCGTCCACCGCGCGCTCACCGAGGACCCGGAGCTGGCCGCCGAGGACCTGGCCGCGCTCGCCCGCCAGGGCCGGCGCTAG
- a CDS encoding TetR/AcrR family transcriptional regulator has translation MARARSEERRGDILRAALEVIAERGYRGATLGSVAERVGLTQQGLLHYFPTKEALLVAVLQERDRWDTSGGRDREGWRLDLLESLVEYNAMRPGIVQTFSALLGESVTDGHPAREFFTERYAQVRENMARVLRLEFGERLAGGLTPEQAAPLLTAVMDGLQYQWLLDPAAVDMPAAFRDFVRLLTGGEER, from the coding sequence ATGGCGCGGGCCAGGAGCGAGGAGCGGCGCGGGGACATCCTGCGCGCCGCTCTCGAAGTGATCGCCGAGCGCGGCTACCGGGGGGCGACCCTCGGCTCGGTCGCCGAGCGGGTGGGCCTCACCCAGCAGGGGCTGCTGCACTACTTCCCGACGAAGGAGGCGCTGCTCGTCGCGGTCCTCCAGGAGCGCGACCGCTGGGACACCAGCGGCGGCCGGGACCGCGAGGGCTGGCGGCTCGACCTGCTGGAGTCCCTGGTCGAGTACAACGCGATGCGGCCGGGGATCGTACAGACCTTCTCCGCGCTGCTCGGCGAGAGCGTGACGGACGGCCATCCGGCGCGGGAGTTCTTCACCGAGCGGTACGCCCAGGTGCGGGAGAACATGGCGCGGGTGCTGCGCCTGGAGTTCGGCGAGCGCCTCGCGGGCGGCCTGACCCCCGAACAGGCCGCGCCGCTGCTGACGGCGGTGATGGACGGGCTCCAGTACCAGTGGCTGCTCGACCCGGCCGCGGTGGACATGCCGGCGGCGTTCCGGGACTTCGTCCGACTGCTGACCGGCGGGGAGGAGCGCTAG